A part of Candidatus Saccharibacteria bacterium genomic DNA contains:
- a CDS encoding UDP-N-acetylglucosamine 1-carboxyvinyltransferase — protein MSTAKYLRNIGTLIQETRQARGLTQAELAAELGTSQSAVNRIEKGGQNISLEMIARISEVLSSEIVRINRSGKTNFVVNGGHELKGTIEVKTSKNAAVGLLCAALLNKGKTTFRRVARIEEVNRIVEVLESIGVKCRWLEDNDLELTPPKRLKLEEMDIEAAMKTRTVIMFLGPLLHQYHHFTLPFAGGCSLGSRTVEPHMTGLAPFGLHVVATGNNYVATSHKKSVEKAIVLTERGDTVTENVIMAAALYDGDVIIRNASPNYMVQDVCFFLQKLGVKIEGIGSTTLKIRGVKSINKTVEYYPSEDPIEAMSLVAAGVVTNSEITISRVPIEFMELEMAILAGMKLKFDMTDEYPARNGRTRLVDITLKKSKLRAPKDKLHSMPFPGVNMDNLPFLGLIATVAEGRTLVHDWSYENRAIYFTELTKLNASIEMVDPHRVYIDGPTRWKAAEVVAPPALRPSVVVLLAMLAAPGKSVLRDVYSINRGYEDFANRLNSIGADIETTWE, from the coding sequence ATGAGTACGGCAAAATACTTACGCAATATCGGCACACTTATCCAAGAAACACGCCAGGCGAGAGGTTTAACGCAGGCGGAACTTGCCGCCGAGCTTGGCACAAGTCAAAGTGCAGTCAATCGTATTGAGAAGGGTGGCCAAAATATCAGTCTTGAGATGATAGCCCGTATTAGTGAAGTATTGTCAAGTGAAATTGTACGTATAAACAGAAGTGGCAAAACTAATTTTGTCGTCAATGGCGGTCACGAGTTAAAGGGCACTATTGAAGTCAAAACGAGTAAAAATGCAGCCGTGGGACTACTGTGTGCGGCGCTTTTAAATAAAGGTAAAACCACCTTCCGACGAGTTGCTCGCATAGAAGAAGTGAACCGGATTGTCGAAGTGCTCGAAAGTATAGGGGTGAAATGCCGCTGGCTCGAAGATAATGACCTAGAGTTGACACCACCAAAACGACTGAAGCTGGAAGAAATGGATATCGAAGCCGCGATGAAAACGCGCACCGTCATCATGTTCCTCGGCCCCCTGCTTCACCAATACCATCACTTTACACTACCCTTCGCGGGTGGCTGTAGCCTCGGCAGTCGCACAGTGGAGCCTCACATGACCGGCCTCGCGCCATTTGGGCTGCACGTTGTTGCCACCGGCAATAACTACGTCGCCACTAGTCATAAAAAGAGCGTCGAAAAAGCCATTGTGCTGACTGAGCGCGGCGACACGGTAACAGAAAATGTCATCATGGCGGCGGCACTATATGACGGCGACGTAATAATTCGTAATGCCAGTCCGAACTATATGGTGCAGGATGTATGCTTTTTTTTGCAAAAGCTCGGGGTGAAAATAGAAGGGATTGGCAGTACTACACTCAAAATTCGTGGAGTGAAGTCGATCAACAAAACGGTTGAATACTACCCTAGCGAAGATCCGATCGAAGCCATGAGTTTAGTTGCAGCTGGTGTTGTTACTAATTCCGAAATTACAATTAGCCGCGTACCTATAGAATTTATGGAGCTAGAGATGGCAATTCTAGCCGGCATGAAACTAAAGTTCGACATGACCGACGAATACCCGGCGCGAAACGGCCGCACGAGGCTTGTCGATATCACACTGAAAAAATCAAAACTGCGCGCGCCAAAAGATAAATTGCATAGCATGCCCTTCCCTGGCGTCAATATGGACAACCTGCCTTTTTTGGGGCTGATCGCCACTGTCGCCGAAGGAAGAACTTTGGTGCACGACTGGAGCTACGAAAACCGGGCCATCTATTTCACCGAGCTAACGAAGCTCAATGCGAGCATAGAGATGGTTGACCCTCACCGCGTATACATCGACGGCCCGACCCGTTGGAAAGCGGCCGAAGTTGTAGCCCCGCCTGCCCTACGGCCTTCTGTCGTCGTCCTGCTTGCTATGCTTGCTGCACCAGGAAAGTCGGTGCTGCGCGATGTGTATTCCATTAACCGTGGGTACGAAGATTTCGCAAATCGCCTAAATTCAATTGGTGCAGATATCGAAACAACCTGGGAGTAA
- a CDS encoding serine hydroxymethyltransferase, which yields MKDDSVAALITAEEQRQKEGLELIPSENYVSDDVRAALGSVFTNKYSEGYPGKRYYGGQQNTDPLEQLAIDRAKQLFHADHANVQPHSGAPANEAVYSAWCEPGDKILAMDLTHGGHLTHGAPVTRSAQLYNFVRYKMKNIATGELDYGEIRRLAHEHKPKIILVGYSAYPREPDFEAFAAIGREVGALLMADMAHVAGLIAGGVAKNPLDYGFHVMTTTTHKTLRGPRGGLILSMGVVGSPLKAPEKTIENIPTLIDRAVFPGMQGGPHMNTIAAKAVAFGEALRPEFADYAKQVVANAKVLAEEMKKQGFDLVTGGTSNHLILADVYKSFGIDGKTAEEAIDKIGLTLNANAVPDEPLTMFRPSGIRLGTPALTTRGLKEEHMAKIAKWLRQAIELHAEQLELMSIKENVSNFLRNIDR from the coding sequence ATGAAAGATGATAGTGTTGCAGCACTTATAACAGCTGAAGAGCAGCGTCAAAAAGAAGGCTTGGAGCTTATCCCAAGCGAAAATTATGTGAGTGACGATGTGCGAGCGGCACTCGGTAGTGTGTTTACAAATAAATACTCCGAAGGCTACCCCGGCAAGCGCTACTATGGTGGGCAGCAAAATACCGACCCACTAGAACAGCTGGCAATCGACCGTGCCAAGCAGCTGTTTCATGCAGACCATGCTAATGTGCAGCCACATAGTGGAGCGCCTGCCAATGAGGCCGTGTACAGCGCGTGGTGTGAACCTGGTGATAAGATACTAGCCATGGATCTAACGCACGGTGGTCACCTTACGCATGGTGCACCGGTGACTCGCAGCGCGCAGCTCTACAATTTTGTGCGCTATAAAATGAAAAACATTGCAACGGGTGAGCTAGACTACGGCGAAATCCGTCGACTTGCCCATGAGCACAAACCAAAAATTATTCTTGTTGGGTATAGCGCCTACCCGCGTGAGCCAGACTTTGAAGCATTTGCTGCAATTGGCCGCGAAGTCGGCGCGCTTCTAATGGCAGACATGGCGCATGTTGCAGGGCTCATTGCGGGTGGCGTGGCTAAAAACCCGCTTGACTACGGATTTCATGTTATGACAACTACTACTCACAAAACGCTTCGCGGCCCTCGTGGCGGTTTGATACTCAGCATGGGAGTAGTCGGTAGTCCTCTTAAAGCTCCGGAAAAGACGATCGAAAACATCCCCACGCTCATCGATAGAGCAGTCTTTCCGGGTATGCAAGGTGGGCCACATATGAACACGATTGCCGCAAAAGCAGTAGCATTTGGTGAAGCACTTCGTCCGGAATTTGCCGACTATGCAAAGCAAGTAGTTGCAAATGCCAAAGTACTAGCCGAAGAAATGAAAAAGCAAGGTTTCGATCTTGTCACCGGTGGCACAAGTAATCATCTTATTTTGGCCGATGTCTACAAAAGCTTTGGTATTGATGGTAAAACCGCTGAAGAAGCGATTGATAAAATTGGCCTCACACTCAATGCAAACGCCGTTCCGGACGAGCCGCTTACTATGTTCCGCCCAAGCGGTATTCGCCTCGGCACCCCCGCGCTTACGACCCGTGGCCTGAAAGAAGAGCATATGGCAAAAATTGCCAAGTGGCTACGACAGGCGATTGAATTACACGCAGAACAGTTGGAACTTATGTCAATAAAAGAAAATGTTTCGAACTTTTTGCGCAACATAGATCGCTAA
- a CDS encoding prepilin-type N-terminal cleavage/methylation domain-containing protein: MIKRLKDRSVDRKFSGFSLVELIIVIAIIGIITSITLTLSTSINTRSRDSQASNTAKMVAKKAEAWKSALGDTPTYAQLSSGKVNAGDLTQTGPAEARIVDAATILLDGSLSDPSNEKKVGYRKCTIGAQVEWYSPALKAVQYINIASATGSPCS; the protein is encoded by the coding sequence ATGATTAAAAGACTAAAAGATAGATCAGTTGATCGAAAGTTTTCGGGGTTCAGCCTAGTTGAGCTAATCATAGTGATTGCTATCATCGGTATAATTACTTCCATTACACTAACGTTATCTACTAGTATCAACACGCGTTCCCGCGACTCGCAAGCAAGTAATACTGCAAAAATGGTTGCAAAAAAAGCAGAGGCCTGGAAATCAGCGCTTGGCGACACCCCGACCTACGCCCAACTTTCTAGTGGCAAAGTAAACGCTGGAGATTTGACACAAACCGGACCAGCCGAAGCGAGAATTGTCGACGCAGCGACTATCCTACTTGATGGTTCACTCTCCGATCCGAGCAACGAAAAAAAGGTAGGATATCGCAAGTGTACTATCGGCGCCCAAGTTGAATGGTATAGCCCCGCACTCAAGGCGGTCCAGTATATAAACATTGCCAGCGCTACGGGTAGCCCGTGTAGTTAG
- a CDS encoding prepilin-type N-terminal cleavage/methylation domain-containing protein, translating to MTLTQTKTRGFTIVELLIVVVIIAILAAITIVAYNGIQNRAKTSAGQQTANSIVKKFEALNAIKGAYYSSAAGVTGANINTYAAAAPVSTEANVDNAASVVAATSATVSGLSGTTASNGSVVAVWACAAGANVWYWDYSIATPAQAVIKAGAGC from the coding sequence ATGACTCTAACACAAACTAAAACACGCGGCTTCACGATCGTCGAACTTTTGATCGTCGTTGTGATTATTGCTATCTTGGCAGCAATTACCATTGTTGCGTACAATGGTATCCAGAACCGCGCAAAGACCTCCGCTGGTCAACAAACGGCAAATAGTATTGTAAAGAAGTTTGAAGCGCTCAATGCGATTAAGGGCGCATATTATTCTAGCGCAGCGGGTGTGACTGGGGCCAACATTAATACCTATGCTGCTGCGGCACCTGTATCAACTGAAGCAAATGTTGATAACGCCGCCTCTGTAGTCGCGGCAACAAGTGCAACTGTCAGTGGCCTCTCGGGCACAACCGCTTCGAATGGTTCAGTTGTTGCGGTATGGGCATGTGCTGCAGGTGCTAACGTTTGGTATTGGGATTACTCTATAGCAACTCCAGCTCAGGCTGTCATTAAAGCTGGTGCTGGCTGTTAG
- a CDS encoding type II secretion system protein produces MRFLSHHNRQIKEPGFTLVELLVIAPVAVLVIAGIIALMINLVGDSTISRDRSISAYNLQSALDRIEQDARLATVFLSSYSMLNTPQGRDDTTGAFSASSPNNDLIVNQYATTSSPLNVNRQVVYYKSQPNACGAANTILNPALTVKIIYFLKSGSLWRRTIVPAWSLSASDQTAVCDTPWQRNSCSLSATFNAYCQSRDELILDNVSSITTTYYTTGSSTTTNPVVAKSIRTVVTQSKTVAGETITNSGVARATRTNTSYDDTPDTPANIRIYNAALSIYNQPLKSSFTWNKAKNARYYKTRYKINSGAWSSYSNVLTNVLTVSAGRPLDTITVGVISSNDIGDSAEAQFLYQRPLWTNCELKSPWVNYSPAGNGYATAAYTITSANIVVMKGLVTGGASGTPTYGVCTLPEGLRPSAHLIHTSTMDASGTYGVPARVDVGVAGGVDIIYHPTVNWVSLDAVKFVAAGAVTWTNATLNNGWTNYVATYGGPFAPVQYATDASGRTQVQGLLTPGNQCTGCNIWFVPAAYRPGQDLHFPAYANSTVTFPLQGGGTYEFNSYGIQASDGNLHAKGTLGGTYETNQTMWHPSSYSGWLNLTLQNSWVHYGGAYATPQYTKASDGIVQVKGLITRNTVGICTLGEVITTLPVGYRPKETQIYLLDSYANFGRIDVQPNGNIICVNNNYGWTALDNIKFLAEQ; encoded by the coding sequence GTGCGATTTCTGTCACACCATAACCGCCAAATAAAAGAACCTGGGTTTACCCTAGTTGAACTACTTGTTATTGCTCCTGTGGCCGTGCTTGTAATCGCCGGTATCATCGCGCTCATGATCAACTTGGTTGGTGATTCTACTATTTCACGCGACCGTAGTATTAGTGCATACAACCTCCAAAGCGCACTCGACAGGATCGAACAAGACGCTCGTCTTGCGACAGTTTTTCTTAGCAGCTACTCAATGCTCAATACTCCACAAGGGCGTGACGATACGACTGGAGCGTTTAGCGCGTCTAGCCCAAATAATGACCTCATTGTTAATCAGTACGCAACAACCAGCAGCCCACTCAATGTGAATAGACAGGTGGTCTATTATAAAAGTCAGCCCAATGCTTGTGGTGCAGCAAACACGATACTTAACCCTGCACTTACCGTAAAAATAATCTACTTCTTGAAAAGTGGTTCACTCTGGCGACGTACCATAGTGCCAGCCTGGTCGCTGAGTGCTAGCGATCAAACAGCCGTTTGCGATACACCTTGGCAGCGTAATTCGTGTTCTCTATCGGCCACATTTAACGCATACTGCCAGTCACGTGATGAGCTAATCTTAGATAACGTTAGTAGTATTACCACAACCTATTACACTACAGGTAGCTCAACCACCACCAATCCCGTAGTCGCCAAATCAATTCGTACAGTCGTTACCCAGAGCAAAACTGTGGCCGGTGAGACTATCACAAACTCTGGTGTCGCCCGCGCTACGCGGACAAACACTTCCTACGATGATACGCCCGACACCCCTGCAAACATACGAATCTACAATGCCGCGCTATCCATTTACAACCAGCCGCTAAAATCCAGCTTTACCTGGAATAAAGCTAAGAATGCGCGCTACTACAAGACGCGATATAAAATAAATAGTGGTGCATGGTCAAGCTATTCGAATGTTCTTACCAATGTGCTTACCGTGTCTGCGGGGAGGCCCCTCGATACTATCACTGTTGGTGTAATATCTTCGAATGATATCGGTGATTCGGCAGAAGCGCAATTTCTCTACCAAAGGCCTCTATGGACCAACTGTGAGCTTAAAAGCCCTTGGGTCAATTACAGCCCAGCCGGAAACGGATACGCAACAGCGGCATACACCATAACTAGTGCAAATATCGTTGTCATGAAAGGACTAGTGACCGGTGGGGCTAGCGGTACACCAACCTACGGAGTCTGTACTCTGCCAGAAGGATTGAGGCCTAGTGCACACCTTATTCATACTTCTACGATGGATGCATCGGGAACATATGGCGTTCCTGCGCGTGTCGACGTGGGAGTTGCCGGAGGGGTTGATATTATCTACCACCCCACAGTCAACTGGGTGTCGCTCGACGCAGTAAAATTTGTTGCCGCTGGTGCGGTCACATGGACAAATGCAACCTTAAATAATGGCTGGACAAACTATGTTGCCACTTATGGTGGTCCGTTCGCACCCGTTCAATATGCTACCGATGCGTCTGGTCGTACGCAGGTACAGGGACTCCTTACACCAGGTAACCAGTGTACTGGCTGTAATATATGGTTTGTCCCCGCTGCGTATCGACCCGGCCAAGACTTGCACTTCCCTGCGTATGCTAACTCTACAGTTACGTTCCCTCTGCAGGGCGGTGGCACCTACGAATTCAATAGTTACGGCATCCAGGCTTCTGACGGCAACTTACATGCAAAAGGAACGTTAGGTGGCACATACGAAACTAACCAAACCATGTGGCACCCCAGCTCATACTCTGGATGGCTCAACCTCACACTTCAGAATTCATGGGTGCACTATGGCGGCGCATACGCAACTCCGCAGTACACAAAAGCATCCGACGGTATTGTACAGGTAAAGGGACTAATAACACGAAATACGGTGGGTATCTGTACGCTCGGAGAAGTAATCACTACTCTACCCGTTGGATATCGACCAAAAGAAACTCAGATATACTTGCTCGACTCGTACGCCAATTTTGGCCGAATTGATGTGCAGCCTAACGGCAACATCATCTGTGTCAATAATAACTATGGATGGACTGCGCTGGACAATATAAAATTCCTCGCCGAACAATAG
- a CDS encoding prepilin-type N-terminal cleavage/methylation domain-containing protein — MTTRRHLAFTAVELLVAIVVGVLLLGSAYQLYSVILNNSGNTQLKAKASNVAYDLLRQYTANATKPCSNWTLTPSISSSMPNATATVVATCPLNEYGANSVLLRASSATLITVTVSYDSPNTKQVIRAISVTP; from the coding sequence ATGACAACCAGGCGCCATCTTGCATTTACTGCCGTAGAATTACTTGTCGCCATTGTAGTGGGAGTACTTTTGCTCGGGTCGGCGTACCAGTTGTATAGTGTTATCCTCAATAACTCTGGTAATACGCAACTCAAGGCAAAAGCATCGAATGTCGCCTACGACCTGCTTCGACAATATACTGCAAACGCCACAAAGCCCTGTAGTAACTGGACACTCACGCCCTCAATTTCATCGAGCATGCCCAATGCTACTGCTACGGTAGTTGCAACCTGTCCTCTTAATGAATATGGTGCAAATAGCGTACTCCTACGGGCATCGAGCGCAACACTCATCACAGTTACTGTTTCCTATGATAGTCCTAATACGAAGCAGGTTATCCGTGCGATTTCTGTCACACCATAA
- a CDS encoding prepilin-type N-terminal cleavage/methylation domain-containing protein, with amino-acid sequence MPRSRGFTVVEVVIVMVIMAILLTLTVINLTGNQVNGRDAERKADADAIARGIEARYRQGNGMVTSPSYVAPGSYPSVNEIQHMLGQSVATFAPSQVTGGYLTDGLPGTGKNNFLAPGLSTTAFAPLCSASCQPAETGAVTATTTKDTYYYEPIDTGGNICINTSCIRFNLYYRLEKDGTLQTIRSEHQ; translated from the coding sequence ATGCCTAGGTCAAGGGGTTTTACTGTTGTTGAAGTAGTGATAGTCATGGTAATCATGGCAATCCTACTAACACTGACTGTTATCAACCTCACGGGTAACCAAGTGAACGGACGAGACGCCGAGCGCAAGGCCGACGCAGACGCGATCGCTCGTGGCATCGAGGCACGCTATCGTCAGGGTAATGGCATGGTAACTTCACCATCGTATGTCGCACCCGGCTCCTACCCAAGTGTAAATGAAATCCAGCATATGCTTGGTCAGTCTGTAGCTACGTTTGCCCCCTCACAGGTGACAGGTGGCTACCTCACCGACGGCCTACCTGGTACGGGCAAAAACAACTTTCTTGCACCCGGCCTTTCGACAACAGCATTTGCACCACTCTGCTCAGCATCTTGCCAGCCGGCAGAAACAGGAGCGGTTACGGCCACCACCACAAAAGACACATACTATTACGAACCAATCGACACTGGTGGAAATATATGCATCAATACAAGCTGCATCCGCTTCAATCTCTACTATCGCCTCGAGAAAGACGGGACATTACAGACTATCCGGAGTGAACACCAATGA
- the murB gene encoding UDP-N-acetylmuramate dehydrogenase: protein MEIHTDIPLKNYVTMRIGGNARFMVDVHSPAEVADICQRAKTQNLPLYVLGGGSNTLVRDEGYSGLAIRNRIPGFHVIAQTASDATIQIGAGEDWDDVVKRCVEMNLTGIEALSAIPGTAGAAPVQNIGAYGQEVSETLVELQAYDRKANEIVTLTNDQCHFSYRNSIFRDTEAGRYIILTITLRLYRSAPQPPFYKAVQDYLDANHITIYTPRVIRDAVVAIRTDKLPDPALLPNTGSFFKNAIIEDWQLKDLRKDYPDMPTYDMPNDTYKVPTGWLIEQTGLKGQVLHGIKVHDKNALVLINQSATGYADLAAARDEIIGAVRDKFRIQIEQEPLEMPI, encoded by the coding sequence ATGGAAATTCATACCGACATTCCCTTGAAAAATTATGTAACCATGCGCATTGGTGGAAATGCCAGGTTCATGGTAGATGTTCATAGCCCAGCCGAAGTGGCAGACATTTGTCAGCGTGCTAAAACGCAAAATCTACCACTCTATGTGCTTGGCGGGGGTAGTAATACGCTCGTCAGAGACGAAGGCTATAGTGGGCTAGCCATCCGCAACCGTATACCAGGCTTCCACGTGATTGCACAGACAGCAAGCGACGCTACCATACAAATTGGTGCCGGCGAAGACTGGGACGACGTCGTGAAGCGCTGTGTAGAAATGAACCTGACAGGCATTGAAGCGCTATCAGCAATTCCCGGGACTGCCGGCGCTGCGCCCGTACAGAATATCGGTGCATACGGCCAGGAGGTATCTGAAACGCTTGTCGAACTGCAGGCATACGATCGGAAAGCAAACGAAATAGTCACTCTCACAAATGATCAGTGTCATTTTTCGTATCGCAATAGTATATTTCGCGACACCGAGGCAGGACGCTATATCATACTCACGATTACCCTGCGACTTTACCGTAGCGCGCCGCAGCCGCCTTTTTACAAAGCCGTGCAAGATTATCTTGATGCCAATCATATCACGATCTATACTCCACGGGTCATCCGCGATGCCGTTGTTGCTATCCGTACCGATAAGCTCCCCGACCCCGCCCTACTGCCCAACACTGGTTCATTCTTTAAAAATGCGATTATTGAGGACTGGCAGCTCAAAGACCTCCGTAAAGACTATCCCGATATGCCTACCTACGATATGCCGAATGACACCTACAAAGTACCAACCGGGTGGTTGATCGAGCAAACAGGCCTCAAGGGCCAGGTGCTCCACGGCATAAAAGTGCATGACAAAAATGCATTAGTACTGATTAATCAATCGGCAACGGGCTATGCCGATCTTGCGGCGGCTCGCGACGAAATCATCGGGGCAGTACGCGACAAATTCCGTATTCAGATCGAACAAGAGCCACTTGAAATGCCCATTTAG
- a CDS encoding TM2 domain-containing protein: protein MVSAMLSVFLGWLGVDRFYLGYTWQGVVKLLTFGGLGIWALYDQIMILTGSMPDAEGKPLRDFARSKKNAWLIAAILWCVNMVGNGLSLGLQLLVAALSLN from the coding sequence ATGGTAAGCGCTATGTTAAGTGTATTTCTAGGCTGGTTAGGTGTTGACCGTTTTTACCTGGGGTATACATGGCAAGGTGTCGTGAAGTTACTGACGTTTGGCGGTCTTGGTATTTGGGCGCTATACGATCAAATCATGATCTTGACCGGTAGCATGCCCGATGCCGAAGGCAAGCCGCTGCGCGACTTCGCGCGGAGCAAAAAGAATGCGTGGCTGATTGCCGCAATTTTATGGTGTGTCAACATGGTCGGGAATGGGCTATCACTCGGACTTCAGCTGCTTGTTGCTGCCCTATCGCTCAACTAA
- a CDS encoding TM2 domain-containing protein — protein sequence MSADKHTPHHTEHKQPEVPRVTLSPGLVQTTTQPKRFSTAVLLSLFLGGFGFDRFYLGYTGLGVTKILTFGGLGIWAFIDCILILTGKLGPADGSKLTDRQIDKKPMTIAVIVVYIVSTLNLLTVGAFLGFVAYQAATNPDFFKNSTSHSKPRTPDVNVYDKLTVGMTKAEVAQAFDGSGYESPTCTKRADRTGKFEDCSYTRYAIFYNSSTIYLTFENDRLAEKSEYDSTTKGAN from the coding sequence ATGAGCGCCGATAAGCATACCCCTCACCACACGGAGCACAAGCAGCCAGAAGTACCAAGGGTCACCCTCTCTCCAGGCTTAGTGCAAACCACCACACAACCAAAACGATTTTCAACAGCCGTACTACTAAGCCTTTTCCTTGGTGGATTTGGATTTGACCGATTTTACCTAGGCTATACCGGGCTAGGCGTAACCAAAATTCTAACGTTTGGCGGGCTGGGTATTTGGGCGTTCATCGACTGCATACTTATTCTCACCGGCAAGCTCGGGCCAGCCGATGGTAGTAAGCTCACCGATCGTCAGATCGATAAAAAACCAATGACCATCGCCGTCATTGTGGTGTATATCGTCAGCACGCTAAACCTACTGACCGTAGGGGCATTTCTCGGCTTTGTTGCTTATCAAGCTGCTACAAACCCGGACTTTTTCAAAAACTCTACTTCACATTCCAAACCCCGCACACCCGATGTTAATGTATACGACAAATTAACGGTCGGCATGACAAAGGCCGAGGTAGCACAAGCTTTCGACGGTTCTGGCTATGAAAGTCCTACCTGTACGAAACGCGCTGATAGGACAGGTAAATTTGAAGATTGTAGCTACACTCGCTATGCAATTTTTTACAATTCATCGACGATTTACCTTACCTTCGAAAATGACCGATTAGCCGAAAAATCTGAGTACGACTCTACGACAAAAGGAGCTAACTAG
- a CDS encoding bifunctional 5,10-methylenetetrahydrofolate dehydrogenase/5,10-methenyltetrahydrofolate cyclohydrolase: MKRELNGRELQDFIKVRQLRQVRHLRQGFGLIPKLLIIQSATASPIIATYVRMKQAYAGDVLIEVEVAAMTQNRMPDAIRAANADASVHGIIVQLPLDDPGETDAICNQIAAEKDVDGLGKDAVFPSATAEAIDWLLAGYNIELSDKRVTLLGNGKLVGAPLAKLWGDHGYHVTVIDETSTAIDETLLDSDVIVSATGVPRLLTSDRVPTGSVVVDAGTASENGQIVGDVDPFVRTREDVTITPIKGGVGPLTIAVLFDHVIQAALKQAGQL, from the coding sequence ATGAAACGGGAACTAAATGGCCGCGAGCTTCAGGATTTTATAAAAGTACGCCAGCTACGGCAAGTGCGTCATTTGCGCCAGGGTTTCGGTCTTATTCCTAAACTGTTGATTATCCAAAGTGCCACCGCTTCACCCATAATCGCTACCTATGTTCGAATGAAGCAAGCTTACGCAGGTGATGTTTTGATAGAGGTTGAAGTAGCAGCTATGACTCAAAATCGTATGCCTGATGCTATTCGCGCAGCCAATGCTGATGCATCGGTACATGGTATTATTGTGCAACTACCGCTTGATGATCCAGGTGAAACCGATGCTATTTGCAATCAAATTGCCGCTGAAAAAGATGTCGATGGGCTTGGTAAAGACGCTGTATTCCCCAGCGCTACTGCCGAAGCAATCGATTGGCTGTTGGCCGGCTACAATATTGAACTTTCCGACAAGCGGGTGACACTATTGGGGAATGGCAAATTGGTTGGCGCGCCGCTCGCTAAATTATGGGGCGACCATGGTTACCACGTTACGGTGATTGATGAAACATCGACGGCGATTGACGAAACGCTGCTTGACAGTGATGTTATTGTCAGCGCAACTGGTGTACCTCGATTGCTGACGAGCGACCGTGTGCCTACGGGTTCGGTAGTCGTCGATGCGGGCACGGCAAGTGAAAATGGCCAGATTGTTGGTGATGTTGACCCGTTTGTTCGTACCCGCGAAGATGTGACAATAACACCCATAAAAGGTGGCGTGGGACCACTGACGATTGCGGTACTATTTGACCACGTTATACAGGCCGCACTCAAACAAGCCGGCCAACTTTGA
- a CDS encoding response regulator: MTKIAIIEDDQVINQMYRMKFEAAGFVVATASDGESGVAAAAKFRPDIILLDLQMPRMGGAEALELIRKSDWGAHTPVIILTNLGEEEAPKTLRQLGIHSYIVKAELTPSQVVGRVKDALGLSK; this comes from the coding sequence ATGACCAAAATTGCTATTATCGAAGACGATCAAGTCATCAATCAGATGTATCGTATGAAATTTGAAGCGGCTGGCTTTGTAGTCGCCACCGCCAGCGACGGCGAATCTGGTGTTGCCGCGGCAGCCAAGTTCAGGCCAGATATCATATTGCTCGATCTTCAGATGCCCCGAATGGGTGGTGCTGAGGCACTCGAACTCATTCGTAAATCCGACTGGGGTGCTCATACACCAGTTATCATTCTGACCAATCTGGGTGAAGAAGAGGCACCTAAGACTTTGCGTCAGCTTGGTATTCATAGCTATATCGTCAAGGCAGAGCTCACCCCAAGTCAGGTTGTCGGCCGCGTTAAAGACGCGCTTGGCTTATCGAAATAA